One window of the Bradyrhizobium sp. NP1 genome contains the following:
- the rimP gene encoding ribosome maturation factor RimP has translation MTDPIQDPIQGSMDAELLAEPRLVVEPGVAARVSAIAGPVLQGMGYRLVRARVSGEAGCTVQIMAERPDGSMQIEDCEAVSRALSPVLDIADPIDRAYRLEISSPGIDRPLVRRSDFERHAGHLAKVEMAVPYQGRKRFRGTLAGVEGGAVRIHRDDAPAGEEADVLLTMEDIADARLVLTDELIAESMRRGKAAERKLKRDLGLEPEQPPHAKNQPSKPRRKPAPKNTKQHRLAAGRARRDETDPTRGD, from the coding sequence ATGACCGATCCGATCCAAGATCCGATCCAAGGCTCCATGGACGCCGAACTGCTCGCCGAGCCGCGCCTGGTCGTGGAGCCGGGCGTGGCGGCGCGGGTGTCGGCGATCGCGGGTCCCGTGCTGCAGGGCATGGGCTACCGGCTGGTCCGCGCCCGCGTCTCCGGCGAAGCCGGCTGCACGGTGCAGATCATGGCGGAACGGCCGGACGGCTCGATGCAGATCGAGGATTGCGAGGCGGTCTCGCGGGCGCTGTCGCCGGTGCTCGACATCGCCGATCCGATCGACCGCGCCTACCGGCTGGAGATTTCCTCGCCCGGCATCGACCGGCCGCTGGTGCGCCGCTCCGATTTCGAGCGCCATGCCGGCCACCTCGCCAAGGTCGAGATGGCGGTTCCCTACCAGGGCCGCAAGCGCTTCCGCGGCACGCTGGCCGGCGTCGAGGGCGGTGCGGTGCGGATTCACCGCGACGATGCGCCCGCGGGCGAAGAGGCCGACGTGCTGCTGACGATGGAAGACATCGCGGACGCGCGGCTGGTCCTGACCGACGAGCTGATCGCCGAGTCGATGCGGCGCGGCAAGGCCGCCGAACGCAAGCTGAAGCGCGATCTCGGCCTCGAGCCCGAGCAGCCGCCGCACGCGAAGAACCAGCCGTCGAAGCCGCGCCGAAAGCCGGCTCCGAAGAATACCAAGCAACATCGCCTCGCCGCCGGACGGGCGCGGCGGGACGAAACCGATCCCACGAGAGGAGATTAG